The nucleotide window GCTGCTTCCTTTTGGAGAGTATCGCCGGATAAAAGTTAAACTTTTTATAGAGGTTCAGCGCTGCGGTATTGTCGTAATCTGTCATCAGGAACTGAATATTGTGCCCTTTGCTCTCGGATATTTTAATGCACTCCTCTACGAGCTTTGTCCCAACGCCTTTTCCCTGGTATTCTGGATGCACCACCAGATTGACGATCTCCGCATAGGGCGGAAAGGCCGTATCAAGGGTCACCTTCCCAACGACCCTGCCGTCGAACAGTGCTACCAGAACTTTTGAATACTTCTCCATGCTTTTCCAGATGTCTACAAGCTTTGGACTGAACTTCCAGCCTAATGTGTCGTAAAGCTCCTCAACGCCATCCGCAAACTCCTCCTTAAACTCAAGGACTTTGAGCTTCATGTGCACCACCAGTTTGATTTTTGAATATCTACTTTTAATGTAGCAGATTTAAAGAGTTGGCATTTTGAGGTCTGTATTCTCTGGAGAGGGATGTTCTGAATGTCCCATTCCCATCGCAACGTTTTAAATTTTTATTCATTGGTGGTAAACGGGCGGTACTGATGAAAAGGAAAGACTTCCTAAAGCTCGCCGCACTCTTGCTGGCCGTCGGTTTTATTACCTCCACCTACGCGTGGTGGGAGTGCAGAAATAATGAAAGGGCCCTTCTTGTGATGGTTTATAGTGATGGTCTGAAGGACGCAAGGGGGCTGTCTGATGCAGGAGTTACTTTCGAGTACCTGCTGAAGGAGAACGCCTCAGACAACCTTATTCTAACCTACGCTCACACCTACTCTGTTAGGGCCGAGCATTTAAAAGACACCGTTGGTGCCCTTTACGCCGTTACTAAAGACGAGAAGTTCTACCCGGCTTTTTCGGCGATGTCTAACGTTCACCTCTTTTTCCAGATCCTCAGCTTCAGCAACTCAACCGAGAGGAGCGCCCTCATCGAGAACAACCTGGAGACGCTCAGGGAGCTTGATGCCCTTTTTAAGGCACTAGCCACCTATCAATACCCAGATGATTTGCCTAAGGAGCTTACGGAGGAATTATTTAAAAAATCTGAGGAGCTGTTGGAACCATGAGGGTAGTCCTAATCCCAATGCGCGTTGAGGACGGAAACTTTGAGAGCAACTGGGAGGAATTCAAAAGGCGTTTTGACGAGGCCTTGGAATACAGCCCCGACTTTCTCGTTTTTCCTGAATACTGCCTTACCGGCTTTGAGGAGTGGGACTTTTTCGGGGCGGAGCTTTACGATGAGATTCTCAGGAGGGTGAGTGGGCTCGCGAGGGAGAACGGCGTTTATGTGGTCTTTGGCTTGCTTGAGCCCTACAAGCACTGTGTTTACAACTCGGCCCTGCTCATCGGGCGGAACGGCGAAGTCCTACTCAAGCACCGCAAGTTCCAGGAACCCTACAAGTTCTGCACGGGCAACACAGTGAAAACTGCCAAGACCGAGTTCGGCAAAGTTTCTATTATCATCTGCGGCGACCTCTACAACAAGCGCATAGCCAAGTGGGTAAGGCGGAAGAAGCCCGACTTTCTCTTCGTGCCCATGGAGTATTCGCCCGAATACGGGGAGCCCAATGAGGAGGACATCGAGGCCATGTCGGAGCGGGTTAGGCTCCTCGGGGTTAGAACGTTCATCGTAAACAGTTATCCTCCGGGCGGTGCGTGGGTATTCGGAAATAATGGTACCCTTGTGGCCCAGAGCGTTGGGGACACGCCCTTAATTTTTAATCTCGTTTAGCACTTTGCTTTTTGTATGCCACAGTGCCCTGCGTGTTTCCTTTGTCTAGAGTGATAAAAATAAAGTCAAGCGAGGAGTATTACAAAACTTAAGATGAAAGCCACAAAATAAAGTCCAAATGCTTTTAACATCGTTCCCTTTTCTTCGGGATAAAATCCTGCAATAGTGGTTTTGTAGAGAAACCAGCCAATGTACGCTAAAAGACCAGCAACAAAAACCAACGCTGCAAGTGTGGTAGTAACATCATTCCTCGGCCCTGCAGTGATTATTGTCTTCGTTATAATGGCTCCAATCGGGGGGAGAATGGCAAGCTTATACGCAATGTTCACTCTCGTCCCCTCCAATTGGACTAGTGGACTATATTTGCTATTTATCCTCTATGACTTATAAAATTTTCCCAAATTGCGGAGAAATATTTTAAATAAGTCAAAACTTTTAGGGGAGTATATGGACCCAAAAGTATTTATAATGTAAAGCTATACCCCACCATTAGGGTGGGCTGGATGGCTGAATTAAAATTCTGCCCGAACTGCGGCCATCCTGTGGAGCCGGGCGACAAATACTGTGCCAACTGTGGCTACCATCTGGAGGAAGCTATTACACGAAGGGAAATCACTGAAACTCCAGGTGAAGAATATGTTATAGGTGGCATTTCGAGCGGTGATCTCCGGAGGGGGCTTCTTGCAGGTTACAGCCTGTACGTCACCAACATGAGGGTCGTTGGGGTCAAAAGCAAGAAAGCGGCTCTTCTGGATTTTGTAAAAAGTGGGGGTTTAGGTGCAATTCCTGCCACTGTGGCGGAGATCAAAAAGGATCCAAACAGAGAAAAGCTTCTCAGAGAACTTGAGAAGGCCAAGAAAGACTTTGAGCTCTATAAAGACAACATAGTGAGCATTGAGATTAAGAAACCTGGCTTCATAAAAGCGGGACACATAATTTTCAGGACAAGATCAGGGGAGGAAGTGAAAATTCAGCTTCTCTCATCGCTTGGGGACAGAGAATACAAGTACTTGGTAGAGCTGTTAAAGCACTTTAAACCCGAATCATTGCTCCTAGCCTAAGGGTTGACCCACGTCCCGGAGGAAGTCACCATGGGGGGCTTCTTCAAGAGGGAAGAGGTTGTTGGAAAACTCGTGATTACACCCAGGGCGGAGGTTATTGGCAAAGTTACAGACATAGCTATAGGTTTAGACGGAAGAGTGGGGCTGAACGTTAGGACGAAGTCGGGAGAGGAAATTATAGTAACATTGGACGAGGTAGATGCCATAGAAGATGTCATCTTACTTAAACTGAAAAAAGAGGGGGAAGTGGATGTTGCAAAAACCAAAGGTAAGATATGCCCGAACTGTGGAAAGTTGAACAGAGAGACTGCGAAGTTCTGCACGAACTGTGGATACCCGCTGGAACCAGAATCTGTGGAATCAACAGCGGGAGTTCAGGATGGACTCGTGGGAATTCTTTGTGAGATAGAGCTCAGTGGCATTTCTACTGATTTAAAAACGTTTACCACGAATAAGGACTCAATAAAACTGGGTAGAAAGTCCCTTAAGGATGCTCTGGCAATTTTTGATCGGTTGCCGAAAGCGTATCCCAAAGGCTACGAAAAGAAAGTTAAGAAGCAGAAGGCCCTTCCACTGAGCCTGACTATTGATAGAGATGAGGGGACGCTTTTCATAACACTCCAGTTTGACGGGACGTACTACGTGGAGGTCGGTGTAAGGGCCTTGGGGGAGGCGATAGCAGTAGCCCCTGAGGCAAGAACCGATGAGGTCAGAGAACTGATACACCGCTTTTATTCCGATCCGTCCTTTTTCAAAGAGGTTGAGGAAATGATAGCCGAAGCCAAAAGGGAGCAGGAGAAAGAGCGCGAAAAAAATGCGCGTTCTGGCCGAGACCTCATACTATGAGGAGGGGGACAGATACCACCTGTGCGTGACGAGGGAAGGCGTAGTCGACACTCGCTCGACTCTTGACTACGAGCACATTATCTGGGGCATGAGGGCTTTCTACCCTTTCAAGGACATCGAGCACATTGTGTTAAAAAAGGGCTTCTTAGGGGCCGACATGGAGATAAGGTACTTTGATAATAAGGGTAAAGTCCGCAAGATTAAGTACTCCATAGAAAAGGGGGACTACGAGGACATCAAAAACGTGCTCCTCCAGCTTGTCCCTAAGAAGGTAATGGTGAAGTAGCTGCCTAAAAGAAAAGGGTAAATACCCCTTTCCCCAAATTTTTCTGGTGGTCTTGTGGAGCTCTACGACGTTAACGAGTTCTGGAAGTTTGACATGCGCGTCGGCCTCGTGAAGAGGGCCGAAAGAATAAAGCGGACACGGAAGCTCATCAAGCTGGAAGTTGACTTCGGGAACGAGGAGCGGACGATAATAACGGGCATAGCCGACCAGTATTCGCCGGAGGAGCTTGAGGGGAGGAAGTTCGTCTTCGTTCTCAACCTCAAGCCGAAGAAGCTGAGCGGTGTTGAGAGCCGGGGAATGCTCCTCCTTGCGGAGAGCGAAGATGGGAGGGTTTACCTCCTCCCGATTCCGGAAGGGGTACCTGTCGGAACGAGGGTGTGGTGAATGCTCTTCGGAATTTCGGGATCTAACACCCCAAACCTTTTGCTCTTGGGAATCAGGTGGGACGGCTCTTCCTCCTACCGAAAGGGCGCGAGGGAAGGGCCGGGAGCCATAAGGGAGGCCACCTCCGGGGAGCTCTACAACAGCTACACAGAGAACCTCGTCAACCTTGCGGAGAAGTGGAGGTACAGAGACCTCGGCGACGTGGATGGGGAATCCTTCGCGGAGGTTCTTAAGAAGGTGAGGAAGCTCGTGGGGGAGAACTACAGCGGTGGGAGGTTTCTCTTCCTCGGCGGCGACCACTCCATAACCTACGCCACCTTTAGAGCCCTCAGGGAGGCGAGCGGTGAAGAGTTTGGACTGATATACTTCGATGCCCACCCCGACCTCTATCCTCATTATGAGGGCGACCCCTACTCCCACGCCTGTCCAGTGAGGCGCCTCGTGGAGGAAGGGTGGGTTAAGGGCGAAAACGTTGTGCAGGTGGGGATAAGGGCTCCAACTACTGAACAGCTCGACTTCGCTAGGAGGGAAGGAATAAGGATTTACTCCGCCTCAGACGTGTGGAGAGGGATTGAGGTGGAGGTGCCCTTCGAGAGGGCTTACCTCTCCTTCGACCTCGACGTACTCGATCCAGCATTCGCCCCTGGCGTTGGAAACCCGGAGCCCGGCGGACTGAGCACGAGGGAGCTCGTGGAAATAATAAAAAGCATTGACGTCGAGGTTGTAGCCTTCGACGTGGTCGAGCTCAACCCGCACTATGACGTGAGCAACGTAACGGCCTTCGCCGCGGCGAAGATAATCAGAGAGGTTCTCGGGAGGTGAGAGGATGTGGCGTCACGCGGTTTTCGTGGATGAGAACGTTGCCTTCTCAAGACGGCCCAGAGAAAAGGAGATCACCGAAATTTCAAAGGATTTCAACGCGGTAGTTGTCCTTTTGGAGGAGGACGAGTTCCCTTACCCTCTCGAGGAATGGGAGGAAAGGGGTGTTGATGTTTTGCACAGCCCCATCCCGGACTTTACTGCTCCCTCCATTGAGCAACTCCTCGAAATCCTTCGGTGGATAGACGAGCGCACCGGGGAAGGAAAAAGGGTTCTAATTCACTGCTGGGGCGGCCTGGGAAGGAGTGGCACGGTAGCAACTGCTTGGCTCATGTACTCCCAGAGGCTTTCTCTTCGCGAGGCACTTAGGGAGGTCAGAAAAAAGAGGCCCGGCGCCGTTGAGACGCGGGAGCAGATGGAAGTTTTGGAAGAGCTTGAAAATGTTTTGAGGGGATGGTAAAATGCTGAAGTGCACGTCCTGTGGAAGGGAGTACTCCATGAGAAAACCCCACCAGAGGTGCGAATGTGGGGAACCGCTTGAATTCGAGCTGATGAAGGGCCTTCCGGGAATAGGAAGGCGGGTTTGGGAGCGATTCTCGGAGTTCTTCCCCTTTGAGCTTGAGCCGGAGCTGAGCCTCGGTGAGGGGGATACGCCGCTTGTGAAGTCAAAGCTCTCCGGGGAGCTTGGAGTGAGGCTCTACCTCAAAAACGAGACCTTAAACCCCACGTGGAGCTTCAAGGACAGGGGTACCTACGTAGGAATTCACAGGGCGCTCCAGCTCGGCTTTAAAAGAATAGGCACGGTCTCGACGGGCAACATGGCGGCGAGTGTGGCGGCCTACGGCGCCAGGGCGGGATTAAAAACGTACCTCCTTGTTTCATCCACCATAGCAGAGGAGAAGCTCAAGGCCTTAGCCCCCTACGGAGCTAAGGTCATCAAGGTTCGCGGCGATTACGGCGAGCTCTACCGCAGGAGCCTCGAACTCGGGAGGGAGAGGGGAATATACTTCATCAACTCCGACGACCCCTTCCGCGTTGAGGGCTACAAGAGCATAAGCTTTGAAATTGTTGAGGAGCTCACACCAGACTATGTCATCATCCCGACGAGCTCTGGAGGACTCTTCAGGGGAATAGTGAAGGGATTTAGGGAGCTCGCGGAGAGCGGTTTGATAGATGCCCTTCCACGTTTCGTGGTGGTGCAGGCGGAGGGATGCTCCCCTATATGCAGGGCCTTCGAGAGTGGAGCGGAGAGAATAGAGCGCTTTGAGAACCCAAGAACCATGGCCCATGCCATAGAGAACCCCCATCCCCCGAGCGGAAACGCCGTCCTGAGGCTCCTGAGGGAGCTGGACGGCCTCTGCGTGAGCGTGAAAGATGAGGAGATACTCGAGGCCCAGAGGGAGCTCGGAAGGGAGGGCCTGTTCGTCCAACCCGCCTCCGCCACGGTCGTGGCTGCCCTAAGAAAGCTCGTGGAAAGTGGAGTGGTTGAGGAGGGCTCCAGAGTGCTCGGGATACTCACGGGCTCGGGCCTCAAGGTGCTCCCCCGGGAGAAGGCATTTGGGGAGGAGGTGGACATCAAAGACCTCCTGAGAAGGGCTGATTTATGGTGATGAACTCCCTCTGGAGCAGGTGAAGTGTTTTTTCGTCAAGGGCTCTCTCGTCAACATAGACCACCATTAGTTTTTTCTCCCTTATCACCCTGTCTTTCAAATCCATGAGGAACCTTACTGTGGTCTCGGGGCCGTTTTCCACGATGGAGTACTCGACGGCGTCAATGAAGACCGCATCGTAACCGGAGTGGATGTGGGACGTGATTATATCGAGCAGTATGCCGAGTTTGGTGGGTGAGATTGCCGTAACGCTTTCTTCCTCTCCCTCCTTTGCCCTCGTGAGCCAGAAAACTCTTCCATTGTTTATCTTGGCCTTCGTTCGGGTTATCAAAAGCACGTTTTTCGATCCCTTCAGGAGCCTCTCAAACAGCTTTCTGCTGGTTACCAGGAAAGCACCGCTTATTATCAGCTCTGAAGGGGTCGCCCTTCCCAAAAACTGGGTTCCAAAGAGGCCCGTGGCCAGAAGAATCTTACCCGCCGTTTCAAGAACGTAGATATTTTCCATCGCCCCGAGATCCTTGAGGTAGAGGAGCTTCAGAAGTGAAGAGAGACCGAAAAGAAACGCCCCCCCTGCCAGGGTCAGCGAGTATTTCCTTTCTGTACGGCGGGGGAAGAATACGGTGAGACCCAGGAAGAAGAGGCCCGCCACCTTGGCTATGACGGCAACTTCGTATGGACGGAGGGGAGGAAGGATCTGGGCCACTGCAAGCGCCATTAGGGCCATCTCGAGAAGGTAGAAGAGGATAACCACCGCGTATCCCATAAAGAGCCACTGGGGATATCTAATCTCCATCACGCTACGGTATATGAAAACGCTCTGTACAGCCACGAGGAGGGCCGCGAAGACGAGGAGAACGTTCAGATAGACGATTATGTACTGGGGAGGGAGTGGCACGTTCGGGAGTACGATAAGCTGGAAGTACGGGGGGTCAAGAAAGGGCACAAAGAGCTCGAATAGGAACGCGAGCGTAAGGTAGGAATACGCCGAATTCCTGCGGGACAGTGTGATGTAGGCGGTGGAGAGAAACAGGAAAACTGTGGCGGCAACGTTCACCAGGAGGTATCCAATCATAAGCGCCCTTTATTTAATAGGCTGCCGACGTTTATTAATCTTTCCGGGGGTGTCGAATTCCTGCCACAGCCGCGAAGTTTATTAACCCACCCGGCGAGGAACTTGCATGAAGCTCATACACGACCCTATTCACGGTCATATAGAGCTCGACGACTTCGCGCTCAAGCTGGTGGACACGCCTCAATTCCAGAGGCTCAGGCGAATAACCCAGCTTGGCCTCGCCTACCTCGCGTACCCCTCCGCCAGGCACACGCGTTTCGAGCACTCCCTCGGGACCTTCTACATAGCTAGGGTACTTGCCTCCCATAATGGAAGTATGGAGGAGGGGGTGGAGTACGCCGCCCTGCTCCACGACATAGGGCACTACCCTTTCTCGCATACGCTGGAGGCCATCTACCCGCGGCACGAGGACAACACGAGGCGTATTCTCGCGGAGGGCGAGATAAGGGACGTCATCGAGGAGCGCTACTCCCTTGGTGAGTTTTTGAAGCTCCTGAAGCACCCGGCGGTGAGCGGCGATATTGACGCCGACAGGATGGACTACCTAGTCCGCGATGCCTACTACACCGGGGTTGGCTACGGGGTGGTTGACCTCGAGAGGCTTATAAGAAACCTGATCTATGACGGCAGGAGTCTCCTGATAGGGCAAAAGGGAATTATGGCGGCTCAGTCCCTCCTTCTCGCGAGGAGCATGATGTACCCGACCGTCTACCAGCACCACGTCTCGAGGATAGCCAGCGCCATGCTCGTGAAGGCCGTTGAGCTCGAGGGCATCCCCTACGAGGAGATACGCTTTATGGACGAGGTGGACCTGATAGCGAGGCTCAGGGAAAGCGAGCGCGAGGAAGTGCGGGAGCTTGTGAGGGCTGTAGATGATAGGAAACTTTACAAGCGCGTCCTTTACTCTCGGGAGGAGCTTGGGAGGCTGGAGGAGCTGAGGGCACTCCTGGAGGACGAGTTCGGCCATCTGGCCCTCCTCGACTATCCGCCAAAGCCGAAGTTCGAGGAGAGAAACGCCCATGTGGAAGGGGGAGGTAGGCTCAGCGAAGTCTCACCCCTCGTGAGGGCCCTCGTCGAACTCAAGGACACCCACTGGCGCTGGGGTGTCTACGCGAGGGAGGACGTGGTTGAGAGGGTCAGGGAGTGCTTAGAGCTTTAACTTTATCCCTCCCCTTTCTATTGAGAAGGGAACGGTCCGGAGAACGTGATGCGTCCGGTTCATTCCGTAAACCCTGAGGTAGCGCTGGGGTTGCGGCTCTTCACTTATGCCCAACTCTATGACTCCATCGGCCATGGCACTTATGAGGGTCTCCACGGACTCGTTCTCTATCCCCCAGTTCATCTCAAGAATCCACACCTGCCTGCTTTTCCGGGCGAAGTCCCTTAGCGAGACGAGAAAGTCGTAAACAAGGGAGCGCCTCATACCCCTGAAGAGGGAGTTTACAGAGGACACGAAGCCGAGCATGTAAGGGGGGCTGTGGTCGAGCATCGCCCGGAGCGTCATCCCCTGAAGGGCCTGAATGAACGAGCCAACGTCGTAGGGATCCTCTATTACGGGCTCTGCACCGGGTTTTGAGTTCAGCCTGCGGGTGAAGATATCCACGAGGTATAGATGGCTTTTATAGGGCTGGAAATCAAAGCCAATCCCCCTCCAGTCTTCGAGTGTCTCCTCCGGTGATTGGTCCGCCGCGAGTCCTATGACGGGTATCCCCATTTTGACATGGTTGTACAGTGTCTGGCCCGTAAAAACGCTCTTTCCGGCCTTGGGGGCCCCCTTCAGAAGTACGATGCTCCCCAAGGGGATGCCACCCATGATAAGGTCATCAATGATTCCCGTTGGTACTCTGACGGGGGCTTCATGTTCCATAGGCCTCACTGGCGCAGGCTATATTTTCAGTGTTTTATAACCTTTTTGTCAGTAGTATTATTGTGTTTTGGAAAAGTTTACAACAATTTTGTAACGTTTGGTAGTTTCATGGTCATTAAATAGTTCGGCATGGTTGATTTGCGATTCTTTTCGACCACCATCTAAGCGAAAAGATTTTTATACTTTAGGAAGCACTATTCTATGCAGTAAACCGAGGTGGTGTGCATGCATGAACTCCTAGATTTCGCCGTTGAGAAGGCCCTCGAACTGGGGGCGGATTACGGGGAGGCGCGCTTCGAGGAGAAGAGCGGCACCTCTCTGGCAATGAAAAACGGAAACCCGGAGGGTCTTTCGGTAGAGGCGGAGAGGGGCATAGGTATTAGAGTTCTCGTGAACGGTGGCATGGGCTTCGCATCAACCAACGTTCTAACCAGGGAAAGCGTTGCCGAGGCCGTCAAGAAGGCCGTGAAGTTAGCTAAGGCCGCATCTAAAGTGAGGAACGAGCCGATACGCTTCAGCGAGGAGGACTTCCACGAAGTTTACTACGAGGTCAGGATGAGGAAGGACTTCCGCGACGTCTCCCCGGAGGAGAAGCTCGAACTCCTAAGGAAGATCGAAGAGGAGGTAAAAGCCACCGGCGTCAACGTGCCGATGCGCTATCTGATGTATTCTGACGAGGTGTGGCACAAGATCATCGTCAACAGCGAGGGGGCCCTGGTTGAGAGCGTTATCCCGCGCGTTTCCACCGTTTACAACCTCGTCGTCTTCGAGAACGGCCAGATGGAACAGGCCCCATTTGTTAAGAGGGCCTTCGCCGGCGGCCTTGAGCTGATCGAGAAGGACGAACCCTGGGAGTGGGCGGTCAAGGACGTGCAGGCCCTTAAGAAGTTGATCTACGAGGGACAAACACCGCCGGAGGGGAAGGTAGACCTCGTGATAAGCCCCGAAGTAGCGGGCATAGCCGTCCACGAGAGCGTTGGGCACCCCTACGAGGCCGACAGAATTTTCGGAAGGGAGGCGGCCCAGGCGGGGGAGAGCTTCGTGAAGCCCGACATGCTCGGCGAGAGAATTGGAAGTGAAGCCGTTACCGTCATCGAGGACCCAACACTCCCGAACAGCTGGGGCTTCTACCTCTACGACGACGAAGGAGTGAAGGCCCGCCCGAGGTACCTCATAAGGGACGGAATCATCACCGAGTTCCTCACCAACAGGGAGTACGCGGCGAAACTTGGCCAGCGCTCAAACGCGGCCGCGAGGGCAATCAACTACAACCGCGAGCCGATAGTCAGGATGGCGAACACGTATTTGGCTCCCGGCGATTATTCCTTCGAGGAGCTCATCGAGGACGTCAAGCTCGGCGTCTACATGGTGAGCTTCAACGAGTGGAACATAGACGACAGGCGCTACCAGCAGAGGTACATCGGCAGAGAAGCCTACCTCATCGAGAACGGTGAGATAAAGCACCCTGTTAGGAGGCCCATCCTCGAGATAACGACGAGAGCTTTGTGGAGCAGCGTTGATGCCGTTGGAAAGGAAGTCGAGTACTATCCGGGAACCTGCGGCAAGGGCGAGCCCGGACAAGGAGTCCCAGTCTGGATGGGCGGAGCGCACGCGAGACTGCGCGATATCCCGCTGAGGAGGCCGTGAGGTGGTGGAGATGTTTGACGTTAACGAACTCATCCTTAAGAAGGCGAAGGAACTCGGCTTTGGAGACGTTGTTGTCCTCGGCTACGAAAAGGACCGGAGACAGGTCCGCTTCGCCAACAACGAGATAACCGTCGCCAAAAACTGGCACGAGAGGAAGGTCGAGCTCTTTGTGGAGCTTGAGAAGAGGGTCGCCGGAACGACGATAACCGAGCTGAGCGAGGAGAACATCGAGAAGACCCTCAAAACGCTCCTCTCGAACATGAAGGGCATGGCCCCGAAGGAGGACTACTACGGCATAGCTGAGGGCCCCTTCGAGTACAGAGACATCCCTGAGACGTTCGACAAGGCGATAGTTGAGCTCGATGAGCCGAACGAGTACGTCGAGAGGGCCATAAACGCGGCCCTTGAGGAGGGTGCCAAGAGGGTAGCTGGAGTGCTCTACACCGACCACGACAAAATATACCTCACAACGAGCAACGGAGTGGAAGCTTTCGACGAGGGAACGGGGATAGAGATAAGCGTCAGGGCATTCATCGGCGACCTCGAGAGCGGCCACGGGACGAACTCCGTAAGAGTCCTCAAGAAGTTCGACCCAGAATCAGCTGGGCGAAAAGCGGGAGAGATTGCCAAGCTTGCCCAGAGCCCGGAGCAGGGGCCGGAGGGGAAGTTCGACGTTATCTTCGACCCGCTGGCCTTCGCCAACCTTCTCAGCTACATGAGCTTCATGACGTCCGCCTATGCCGCCGAAGCTGGTTTCTCCTTCCTCGTCAACAAACTCGGCCAGAAGGTCGCGAACGAGATAGTAACGATAAAGGACGTCGGCAACATGCCGAACGGCTACGGCACGAGGAAGTTCGACGACGAAGGCGTGCCGACGAGGGAAACGACCATAATCGAGAACGGAACGTTCAAGACCTTCCTCCTGAACACGAGCATGGCGAGAAAGTACAAGGTCGAGACGACAGCCAACGCCGGGCTGATAATGCCGCAAGCCTGGAACATCGTCCTTGAGCCGGGCGACTACTCAAAGGAGGAGCTGTTCAGCGAGGTCAAGCACGGCATCTACATAACCAACGTCTGGTACACACGCTTCCAGAACTACGTGACGGGGGATTTCTCAACGATACCGAGGGACGGCATATTCCTCGTGGAGAACGGCGAGCTGAGGCCGATAAGGAACATCCGTGTAAGCGACAACCTCCAGCACATACTGGAGAGCATAGCTGCACTCGGAAAAGAGTCTCACCACATCCACTGGTGGGAGGTTCAAACACCTGTCTCAACACCCTACGTTCTGGTCAAGGACGTCGGGATAACGAGGGCGACGAAGTGAAGCCCTTTCGGGCTCCCTCCACTTTTTTAACTCTATGAAGGATTAAAGGGAGGTATTCCCCTAAGTTATGCTGGAGATCATAGGGTATCTCCATGGAACCCGTTTTCCTTAATCATCCACTTGAGGCAAGTAACAGGCATAACAAACTGGAAGGCCGAGAAAACGCTTAAAACTTCTTTCACGTTTACCAAGAGTGGGGTGGAAAAATGGAGGCCATTGAAAACTCCCGCTTGAATAAGTTTCACTACAAGCTTTTAGCGATCCTCGGAACCGTGTGGGCCTTCATAGCGGTCAACACCATAGCGGCGAGCTTCGTTATTGCTCTGCTCAAGAAGGAGCCGGCATTCCGGGGAAGCCTGACGAAGCTTGGCTCCCTCGGCTCGGCGGCGCTGTTCGGCATGCTCTTCGGGGCGTGGCTCTTCGGCTACGCCTCCGACAGAATTGGGAGGAAGAAGGCACTGATTCTGGCGGTCTCGACTTTCTCGCTCGGCTCAATAACCAGCGCCTTTGCCGCTAACCTCGACCAGCTCATAGCCCTCCGCTTCATTGTAGGCCTCGGCCTGGGCGGCTCCCTGCCGGTTGCGAGTTCATACTTCGCCGAGTTCATGCCCCGTTCGGTGAGGGGGGCGATGATTTCCATCCTCGAGAGCTTCTGGGCGGTAGGGACGATAATAATCGGCGTCGTTGCCCTTCTCGTCAAGGCGGACTGGAGGAGCATACTCCTCTTTGGAGGTGCAGTGGTGCTCCTCGTTCCGGTTCTCCTAACGCTGCCAGAGTCTCCGCGCTTTCTCCTGTCCAAGGGCCGTGTTAAGAACGCCGAGGAGACCCTCATGAAAATCTTCGGCGTCAAAGTGAAGCTTGAGAAGCCCGAAGCCGGCAGAAAAGTTTCAGTAGGGGATCTTTGGAGGCGCTACGGGAAGAGAACACTCATGCTGACCATCGCCTGGTTCAGCATAGCCTTCGCCTACTACGGGTTTTTCATCTGGCTCCCGAGGTTCCTCTCCGCCACCCTTGGAATAACGGTCTTCAGGAGCTTCCAGTACTTCATAGTAACGGCCATAGCCCAGCTCCCCGGCTACTGGAGTGCGGCTTACCTCCT belongs to Palaeococcus ferrophilus DSM 13482 and includes:
- a CDS encoding MFS transporter; translation: MEAIENSRLNKFHYKLLAILGTVWAFIAVNTIAASFVIALLKKEPAFRGSLTKLGSLGSAALFGMLFGAWLFGYASDRIGRKKALILAVSTFSLGSITSAFAANLDQLIALRFIVGLGLGGSLPVASSYFAEFMPRSVRGAMISILESFWAVGTIIIGVVALLVKADWRSILLFGGAVVLLVPVLLTLPESPRFLLSKGRVKNAEETLMKIFGVKVKLEKPEAGRKVSVGDLWRRYGKRTLMLTIAWFSIAFAYYGFFIWLPRFLSATLGITVFRSFQYFIVTAIAQLPGYWSAAYLLERIGRKKTLSYYLLLSGLAGLGFYFAASSGNEGAIIASAIAFSFFNLGAWGAIYAYTPELYPTEVRGTGTGWAGAMARIGGGTAPIIAGKIMEVSGAALAVLVIAVVAIIGALDVLALGEETMGRELA